Genomic DNA from Candidatus Sulfurimonas marisnigri:
AAAGATTATAGATGGAACCAAGCAAGTATTGATGCCAACATTCACCACAGTATTTACTCTCAAATATCTGATGCTAAATTTATATGTTTTAGCATGCCACCATTTACAACGGCCTACTCCTTAAATCATAATATGATAATCCCAAAAGACTACTTTGGCTATAAAGAGATAGGCTCTATACAAATAGTAGATCCAAAGCAGTTTGAAGACTGGTATGATAGAGCTCAGAGTGAAATTTCCTACTATTTTCAGAGTCAAAAAACTGATATCATGGTTATTAGAGGATATGGTGTATATACATTTAACAGGGATATTCACGAGATGGCTAAAAAAATCGCAATCTTAGAAAAGAGTTGCAGACTATTGCT
This window encodes:
- a CDS encoding class II aldolase and adducin N-terminal domain-containing protein; translated protein: MNRENLKNKLSLLALSMFRKDFFGIYHGSISAKTESNRFIINTKEAIFDSIDENLIELYFKKDYRWNQASIDANIHHSIYSQISDAKFICFSMPPFTTAYSLNHNMIIPKDYFGYKEIGSIQIVDPKQFEDWYDRAQSEISYYFQSQKTDIMVIRGYGVYTFNRDIHEMAKKIAILEKSCRLLLLDGSVKDSTSD